One Neovison vison isolate M4711 chromosome 2, ASM_NN_V1, whole genome shotgun sequence genomic window carries:
- the CALHM2 gene encoding calcium homeostasis modulator protein 2 — MAALIAENFRFLSLFFKSKDVMIFNGLVALGTVGSQELFSVVAFHCPCSPARNYLYGLTAIGVPALALFLIGVILNNHTWNLVAECQYRRTKNCSAAPNFLLLSSILGRAAVAPVTWSVISLLRGEAYVCALSEFVDPSSLTAGEKGFPPAHAAEILARFPCGEGPANMSGFREEVTRRLKYESQLFGWLLIGVVAILVFLTKCLKHYCSPLSYRQEAYWAQYRASEDQLFQRTAEVHSRVLAANNVRRFFGFVALSKEDEELVARFPVEGTQPRPQWNAITGVYLYRENLGLPLYSRLHKWAQGLTGNGAAPETVEMAPLAS, encoded by the exons ATGGCAGCCCTGATTGCAGAGAACTTCCGCTTCCTATCACTCTTCTTCAAGAGCAAGGACGTAATGATTTTTAATGGGCTGGTGGCACTGGGCACAGTGGGCAGTCAGGAGCTGTTCTCCGTGGTGGCTTTCCACTGCCCTTGCTCGCCCGCCCGCAACTACCTATATGGGCTGACAGCCATCGGTGTGCCGGCCCTGGCGCTCTTCCTCATCGGGGTCATCCTCAACAACCACACCTGGAACCTAGTCGCCGAGTGCCAGTACCGGAGGACCAAGAACTGCTCGGCCGCCCCCAACTTCCTCCTCCTCAGCTCCATCCTGGGCCGTGCAGCTGTGGCCCCCGTCACCTGGTCTGTCATCTCCCTGCTTCGAGGTGAGGCCTACGTGTGTGCTCTCAGCGAGTTTGTGGACCCGTCCTCCCTCACAGCTGGGGAGAAGGGCTTCCCACCAGCCCATGCCGCCGAAATCCTGGCCAGGTTCCCTTGCGGGGAGGGCCCTGCCAACATGTCAGGCTTCCGGGAGGAGGTCACCCGCAGGCTCAAGTATGAGTCCCAG CTCTTCGGGTGGCTGCTCATCGGCGTGGTGGCCATCCTGGTGTTCCTGACCAAGTGCCTCAAGCACTACTGCTCGCCGCTCAGCTACCGCCAGGAGGCCTACTGGGCGCAGTACCGCGCCAGCGAGGACCAGCTCTTCCAGCGCACGGCGGAGGTGCACTCCCGGGTGCTGGCCGCCAACAACGTACGCCGCTTCTTCGGCTTCGTGGCGCTCAGCAAGGAGGACGAAGAGCTGGTGGCCAGGTTCCCGGTAGAAGGCACACAGCCTCGGCCGCAGTGGAACGCCATCACCGGCGTCTATCTGTACCGCGAGAACCTGGGCCTCCCGCTCTACAGCCGCCTGCACAAGTGGGCCCAGGGTCTGACGGGCAACGGGGCAGCGCCCGAGACCGTGGAGATGGCCCCGCTCGCCTCCTAG
- the CALHM1 gene encoding calcium homeostasis modulator protein 1 translates to MTATTTAIPTSIPSTTSTRNSTNSMFTSTTVIRTTLTFTIPTTIIAPITAATITTPAPHQKVFKETVTSATALSSARASHAVGTRQAEQAPGAVLKQGRGVRRLPGPKGGTMDKFRMIFQFLQSNQESFMNGICGIMALASAQMYSAFDFSCPCLPGYNAAYSAGILLAPPLVLFLLGLVVNNNVSMLAEEWKRPPGRRTKDPAVLRYMLCSMAQRALIAPIVWVAVTLLDGKCFLCAFCTAVPVTVLGNGSLAPGLSAPELARLLARVPCPDVYDGDWLLARDVAVRYLRCISQALGWSFVLLTTLLAFVVRSVRPCFTQAAFLQSKYWAHYINIERKLFDETCTEHAKAFAKVCIQQFFEAMNHDLELGHAHGAAATAPDGSAAPTITDGAEEEREKLRGITDQGTMNRLLASWHKCKPPLRLGQEEPLLGNGWAGGGPQAPRKEVATYFSRV, encoded by the exons ATGACCGCTACCACCACTGCCATCCCCACCAGCATCCCCAGCACCACCAGCACCAGGAACAGCACCAACAGCATGTTCACCTCCACCACTGTCATCAGAACCACTCTCACTTTCACCATCCCCACCACCATTATTGCCCCCATCACAGCCGCCACCATCACCACC CCAGCCCCTCACCAGAAGGTTTTCAAAGAGACAGTGACCTCAGCCACGGCCCTGAGCTCTGCCCGTGCCAGCCATGCAGTGGGCACCCGCCAGGCGGAGCAGGCCCCAGGGGCCGTCCTGAAGCAGGGGCGCGGTGTGAGGAGGCTGCCAGGCCCCAAGGGAGGCACAATGGACAAGTTCCGGATGATCTTCCAGTTCCTGCAGTCCAACCAGGAGTCCTTCATGAACGGCATCTGCGGCATCATGGCCCTGGCCAGCGCCCAGATGTACTCTGCCTTCGATTTCAGCTGCCCCTGCCTGCCGGGCTACAATGCGGCCTACAGCGCGGGCATCCTGCTGGCGCCCCCCCTCGTGCTCTTCCTGCTCGGCCTGGTGGTGAACAACAACGTGTCCATGCTGGCCGAGGAGTGGAAGCGGCCCCCGGGCCGCCGGACCAAGGACCCCGCGGTGCTGCGGTACATGCTCTGCTCCATGGCCCAGCGCGCCCTCATCGCGCCCATCGTCTGGGTGGCCGTCACGCTGCTGGATGGCAAATGCTTCCTCTGCGCCTTCTGCACTGCCGTGCCCGTGACGGTGCTGGGCAACGgcagcctggcccctggtctCTCTGCGCCCGAGCTCGCCCGCCTGCTGGCCCGGGTGCCCTGCCCTGACGTCTATGATGGCGACTGGTTGCTGGCCCGCGACGTGGCCGTGCGTTACCTGCGCTGCATCTCCCAG GCCCTGGGCTGGTCCTTCGTGCTGCTGACCACGCTGCTGGCGTTTGTCGTGCGCTCTGTGCGGCCCTGCTTCACCCAGGCCGCCTTCCTCCAAAGCAAGTACTGGGCCCACTATATCAACATCGAGCGCAAGCTCTTCGATGAGACGTGCACGGAGCACGCCAAGGCCTTCGCCAAGGTCTGCATCCAGCAGTTTTTCGAGGCCATGAACCACGACCTGGAGCTGGGTCACGCCCACGGGGCAGCAGCCACGGCCCCTGATGGCTCAGCTGCCCCCACCATCACGGATGGggctgaggaggagagggagaagctgcgAGGCATCACGGATCAAGGCACCATGAACAGGCTGCTGGCGAGCTGGCACAAATGCAAGCCGCCCTTGCGGCTGGGCCAGGAGGAGCCCCTGCTGGGCAATGGCTGGGCGGGGGGCGGGCCCCAGGCTCCGCGCAAGGAGGTGGCCACCTACTTCAGCAGAGTGTGA